A window of Alphaproteobacteria bacterium genomic DNA:
GCCTTTATTTTCCATCAAATCGACAACAGCTTTGCCCATAGCTGAATTTTTCTGGCTTTCACGGCTATCGGCATCAATGCTCACATGTTCATATTCGCATTCATGAGACACGCCATCCGCATGATAGGTTTCTACATTGGCGATATCTTTCCAAAATCCGGCTTGTTTGCCTGCATTTACCGTAGCGCTCATTTCTGCAATGCGTAAATCTGGTTCGTTTTCTTTGCGCTTGTGCAATAATGCACGGGCTAGCGATGTGCTTGCGCTTGCCTCATGCACTTCGTCTGCCACCACGGTTTTAGCCGTATTTATCATGCCCGAGCTTAAAGCATAATCATATGTTGCAAAAACCAGCTTGGTGTCTTTTGTGAATTGAGATTTTTCGCCGGCTTGCTGACCAATGGCATAGCCCACTTCACCGCCAACTTCTACACCCGCAATATTGGCCACTGCTTCGGCAGCATTTTTTGCCAAAGAACGGCGCGGCACTAATACTAACACCTGATCATCCGAAGCTTCTGCCAGCATACTGTTGGCCAGCAATGTTTTGCCGCTTCCGGTTTCGGATGTCAAAATGGTGACATTACCTTTTTCAACAGACTCCACCACCTCGCCTGCCACTTTGGCTACGGGTAGGTCTTCCAAAGCTTCTGCAACTCTTGCAAAAGCACTGTCTTCATTGGATGTAATTGCCATGAACAGTCATTTCCATTGGGTTTAATGCAAGCAGATTATATCGCAATTAACCACAAAATGATCCTGTAGTTTTATGAAACTATCGTTACAAAGCATATTTTTTCTTGTATAATTAAGTGTATTCACGCATAACTGAACCACAGTTATTAAGAATGATTCGCATTACCGATCAAAATCGGGCTGAATACAGGAGCAGTATGACCTTCATACCCACTGATAACACCACCGTTGTAACACCGCCACCACAGCACAGCTCTATTGGAGAGTTGAGCTATTTTCCTCCCATGCCTGAGGAAGATTCCGATGCGAAATCAAATAAAAGCCGTAAATTTCGCTTCGCAGTAGATTTTGCCTACACACTTAATCATGCTATTGTTTGCACACTTACCGATCCTATAACCGATGTGCCCATTGGTGCCACAGTGCAAAACCTGATGGCAAAACAGCGTGGTGAAGGCGAAAAAATCAGCGGCAGAGAAATGCTGGCCGGACTCAAGCCAAGCAGCATTGCCGGAGAGCTTAAAGACACACTTAGCCTGAAAAAAGAACCCGATGAAAAATTTAGTCCTGCCACATCATGGCTTGCGGGAGAAGTTGCGGGCGATTTTGGTGCCGTACCTGTTGTAGTTGCGCTTCAGCATTTTGCCCCTTCACTTATGAAAGGTATTAGCAAGCTTGCCCAACCTGTTGCAAAACCAATTTTCATGCGCTCTGCCGAGCGTTCAGCTAAAGCCGAATTTACCTTTGCAAAACAAGCTACCCAAGGGCCAGAATTTCAAACCCGTGTAGATGAAATATACCAACGCGAAATTAGCGACTTGCCTAAAGCCATAATGTGGACAGGGGTCTCACCTGCCATTAACATTCTGATGCAAAAGACTGTGATGGGCAACAAAGCGCCTATTGCCGATTTGGCATTAGGAAAGGCCATTGGCGCAACCGCCACCTCTACGCTTACCGTGGGTATGCGCGCCATATCACCCCGCCATGCCCAGGCATGGGATGACAAAATGACCAAAAAGGTCGGCCAACCCGTATCGAATGTGGTAGCAAAAATTCTGCGTATCGACAAAGAAGAACTACGTGCAGGTGTACAACAAAAAATGCGCGAACGCGAGCATAAAAAAGGCTGGGCAAACAAGCCCCCTTCACCGCCAGAGGGTTACAGCCGCTAACGCTGTGCGCTGCGAATTTCTATTACTAATGGTAAATGGTCGGATAAAGTACGAAAACCACGCCCTGACATGCGATGCGCTGACACCTGAAAGTCTTTCGGCGTATCATGCCATACCCTGTCTAATTTAAAAATCGGCGCAAAGGCGGGAAAGGTTGCTTTACAAGGTAGCGCTATCATAGCACTATTCAGGTGGCGGATAAGCTTAGAATGGGGCTGCCATTCATTAATATCCCCCAATAAAAACAATGGCGCTGTGGTTTCTTGTTCTACTTCCTGCATCAATCGCAGTAAATTCCGCGCTTCCCAAAACCGCTCCAGATACGACAGCGATAAATGCGTACCAATAAAGCGCATCGCCCCTAGTGGTGTATCTATAATTGCATCCAGCGCATTGCGCGGCTCTAAATCCTCGTGGGTTTCAAGGTTATGTACCAAGCCTTGCCGAATAGGAAAACGACTAACCAGAAAATTACCATACCAGCCGTCTTTTTCTTCCAGTGTTTTTCCACGTAGCCTGTGGGGGCGGTCTTCTCCTGCTAGCAGCTCTTCATCTTTCAGGCTCCCTCGATTACTGGGGCGGGTTTCCATTTCCTGAAATATGGCGATATCAATATCCAGCCGCTCCATTACTGCATGAATACGCCGCACGTCCCGTGTACCGTCCAAGCTGCGCCCCCCATGAATATTGTAGCTAAGTATGCGTATATGCGTCATGCCTGCACTTTATCTGGCTGAGAGGAATGCCCCATAGTTGCAGGTTTATGGTTCTTGTTCCACCATTTTCCTGCGAGATGGGCGCCAACGACCACGGAAATCCACGCGGCTAAACCACCAGCAAGCAGCATTAGATTTTCACTATTAGGATTTTTCCAAGCATCCAGCACCGACTCTCCCAGATAGGCGGCTATTACTGTTCCTGGTAACGTACCCAAAAACGTACCGCCCATAAACACCCAGAATGAAATTTCCAGCATACCAAGCGCCAGATTTACGGCGGTATAAGGTGCTACAGGCAGCAGCCGCAACAGCGTAATGCCGCCCAAGCCGCCTTTTTTGGCATAAACAGACACTTTTTCTGCCACGTTGCCCAGTAATGCGCGCATGGATCTCATACCTAGTTTACGTCCAATCCAAAAACCAATAGCCCCACTAACGAGCGAACCGGTCATGGCAATAGAAAAAGCCTGCAATGGGCTAAACACCAGCACAATAGTAGCAGTCATCGCCATATGAGGGAAAAATAATAATGTAGCGATAGTATATATTGCCATTGCCAGCGGCACCGACCATGGAGTATTACGCACTTCTTCTAAAATTGGCACAATTGTTTCAGGCGTTGCGTATTCTGCAAGCGGCGTAAATTTCCAGATTAAGGCCATCAGTGCAATCGCAATCACAACCATCAAAACACGCATAGTATGAATTTTTGATAAAAACATGGAGATTCCTACAGGTATTAAAGGTTTTTTTGGGTCAGCTAAAAAGTTTGCAAGCCCCGCAAAACGTTCGTAGCGATATTGCTCATCGTTGATCTTACGCAAATGCTGACAGCTATGTGAAAGATATTTCAAAAACGCTTCAGGCTTTTCTTGTGAGTCGATAATCTGCTGAATATCTTTTATTTCCTGTCCGGTATGTTCACGGATGAGATCATTACGAATTGCGGCAATCTGCGTACGCGTGGCCGCATCTTTTGCTTCAATCACCACATCACATTCCGTATCCATATACATCGAGCGATTATTGATGTTAGATGAACCAACACGCAGATAGGTATCGTCCACCACTGTGAGTTTTGAATGAATACGCACCGGCTTTTCCACCTGATCGAAGCGTGTTATGACCGATGCCATCGTAACGCGATCTGCCACCCCATTGGCCTCAACCAAATCGCGAAAACGCACACGCCCTTGCCACAACGATTTGCGCTGCATTGCCCCTTGCGGATCATAGCAGCTAACAAGCAACACCTGCAATTTGGGCTTCTCCAGCAAGCGATCATTTAGCGCCTGCGCAATATCATCCTGACTTAAAAACTGATTTTCCATATATATGAAATTCTCAGCCTTATTAATCATATCAATATACAGCGATTTAATATGATGTGTCTTTTCCACCGCACCCCATTGCGGCAAAGTACGGCTTATTGCCAGATCAACATGCGTGAACTGACTTTTAGTACTTTGTGGCCATGCGGGTGGAACATCTGTTGTTTGCGGGCGTTGCCGCATTGTAATGGTTTCTTCGCCAGTGCCAAGCTTCCAACGGTCTCGCGCAATTTTAGAGAACACCTCCACCACCGGCCCACTCATTACCATTTGTGTATCATGGTAAGGTTCAAATTTATGCAGTTGGCTATCAATTGCCCCCGGGTCAATACGTTTGTGATTGCAAGGCAT
This region includes:
- a CDS encoding endonuclease/exonuclease/phosphatase family protein gives rise to the protein MTHIRILSYNIHGGRSLDGTRDVRRIHAVMERLDIDIAIFQEMETRPSNRGSLKDEELLAGEDRPHRLRGKTLEEKDGWYGNFLVSRFPIRQGLVHNLETHEDLEPRNALDAIIDTPLGAMRFIGTHLSLSYLERFWEARNLLRLMQEVEQETTAPLFLLGDINEWQPHSKLIRHLNSAMIALPCKATFPAFAPIFKLDRVWHDTPKDFQVSAHRMSGRGFRTLSDHLPLVIEIRSAQR
- a CDS encoding VTT domain-containing protein — translated: MTHANNNDTLFHLGENCEFISTADHAAVLIDCANYYNALYESICNAKHSIFVLGWDIDGRIKLCRDGNKKNPRFFDLIQWKAKENPDLQVFLNRWDYSIFMAKDREAFGSWRWRNKSASNVHYCLDGATPLGASHHQKIIVIDDEVAYCGGMDIALDRWDQRDHMPCNHKRIDPGAIDSQLHKFEPYHDTQMVMSGPVVEVFSKIARDRWKLGTGEETITMRQRPQTTDVPPAWPQSTKSQFTHVDLAISRTLPQWGAVEKTHHIKSLYIDMINKAENFIYMENQFLSQDDIAQALNDRLLEKPKLQVLLVSCYDPQGAMQRKSLWQGRVRFRDLVEANGVADRVTMASVITRFDQVEKPVRIHSKLTVVDDTYLRVGSSNINNRSMYMDTECDVVIEAKDAATRTQIAAIRNDLIREHTGQEIKDIQQIIDSQEKPEAFLKYLSHSCQHLRKINDEQYRYERFAGLANFLADPKKPLIPVGISMFLSKIHTMRVLMVVIAIALMALIWKFTPLAEYATPETIVPILEEVRNTPWSVPLAMAIYTIATLLFFPHMAMTATIVLVFSPLQAFSIAMTGSLVSGAIGFWIGRKLGMRSMRALLGNVAEKVSVYAKKGGLGGITLLRLLPVAPYTAVNLALGMLEISFWVFMGGTFLGTLPGTVIAAYLGESVLDAWKNPNSENLMLLAGGLAAWISVVVGAHLAGKWWNKNHKPATMGHSSQPDKVQA